In the Nicotiana tabacum cultivar K326 chromosome 16, ASM71507v2, whole genome shotgun sequence genome, one interval contains:
- the LOC107794193 gene encoding nudix hydrolase 18, mitochondrial-like isoform X1: MVVMVSRTGRHLQRYNKGRRQVVGCIPYRYKDIIDLSMGDEDAFEVLLISPQRKGKGLLFPKGGWEKDETIEDAARRETIEEAGVCGDVEGKLGIWYFENKNGDTAYEGHMFPLFVTEELDYWPEKDIRKRFWMSVREARKLCQNGWMKEALELLVSRLTSQSRRTKVDLFSRINCSSGGHGTVLHLGCRAQVLAPPLPNPAEEA; this comes from the exons ATGGTGGTTATGGTTTCACGTACTGGCCGGCATTTGCAGCGTTATAACAAGGGTCGTCGCCAAGTTGTTGG ATGTATACCGTACAGATATAAAGATATTATTGACCTATCTATGGGGGATGAAGATGCATTTGAAGTTCTTCTCATAAGTCCtcagagaaaaggaaaaggattgTTGTTTCCAAAG GGAGGTTGGGAAAAGGATGAAACAATTGAAGATGCAGCAAGACGCGAGACAATAGAGGAAGCTGGTGTTTGCGGTGATGTTGAG GGTAAATTAGGAATTTGGTACTTTGAGAACAAGAATGGTGACACTGCCTATGAAGGGCACATGTTTCCTTTATTTGTAACAGAGGAGCTAGATTATTGGCCTGAGAAAGACATCCGCAAAAGATTTTGG ATGAGCGTGCGAGAAGCaagaaaactctgccaaaatgGGTGGATGAAAGAAGCATTAGAGTTGCTAGTTAGTCGACTCACATCACAAAGTAGGCGGACTAAAGTCGACTTATTTTCAAGAATCAACTGCAGCTCCGGTGGCCATGGAACTGTTTTGCACTTGGGGTGCAGGGCTCAAGTACTTGCTCCACCACTACCAAATCCTGCAGAAGAGGCCTAG
- the LOC107794193 gene encoding nudix hydrolase 18, mitochondrial-like isoform X2: MEISSCKNAGCIPYRYKDIIDLSMGDEDAFEVLLISPQRKGKGLLFPKGGWEKDETIEDAARRETIEEAGVCGDVEGKLGIWYFENKNGDTAYEGHMFPLFVTEELDYWPEKDIRKRFWMSVREARKLCQNGWMKEALELLVSRLTSQSRRTKVDLFSRINCSSGGHGTVLHLGCRAQVLAPPLPNPAEEA, from the exons atggaaatatcctcttgcaaaaatgcagg ATGTATACCGTACAGATATAAAGATATTATTGACCTATCTATGGGGGATGAAGATGCATTTGAAGTTCTTCTCATAAGTCCtcagagaaaaggaaaaggattgTTGTTTCCAAAG GGAGGTTGGGAAAAGGATGAAACAATTGAAGATGCAGCAAGACGCGAGACAATAGAGGAAGCTGGTGTTTGCGGTGATGTTGAG GGTAAATTAGGAATTTGGTACTTTGAGAACAAGAATGGTGACACTGCCTATGAAGGGCACATGTTTCCTTTATTTGTAACAGAGGAGCTAGATTATTGGCCTGAGAAAGACATCCGCAAAAGATTTTGG ATGAGCGTGCGAGAAGCaagaaaactctgccaaaatgGGTGGATGAAAGAAGCATTAGAGTTGCTAGTTAGTCGACTCACATCACAAAGTAGGCGGACTAAAGTCGACTTATTTTCAAGAATCAACTGCAGCTCCGGTGGCCATGGAACTGTTTTGCACTTGGGGTGCAGGGCTCAAGTACTTGCTCCACCACTACCAAATCCTGCAGAAGAGGCCTAG
- the LOC107794193 gene encoding nudix hydrolase 17, mitochondrial-like isoform X3, with product MGDEDAFEVLLISPQRKGKGLLFPKGGWEKDETIEDAARRETIEEAGVCGDVEGKLGIWYFENKNGDTAYEGHMFPLFVTEELDYWPEKDIRKRFWMSVREARKLCQNGWMKEALELLVSRLTSQSRRTKVDLFSRINCSSGGHGTVLHLGCRAQVLAPPLPNPAEEA from the exons ATGGGGGATGAAGATGCATTTGAAGTTCTTCTCATAAGTCCtcagagaaaaggaaaaggattgTTGTTTCCAAAG GGAGGTTGGGAAAAGGATGAAACAATTGAAGATGCAGCAAGACGCGAGACAATAGAGGAAGCTGGTGTTTGCGGTGATGTTGAG GGTAAATTAGGAATTTGGTACTTTGAGAACAAGAATGGTGACACTGCCTATGAAGGGCACATGTTTCCTTTATTTGTAACAGAGGAGCTAGATTATTGGCCTGAGAAAGACATCCGCAAAAGATTTTGG ATGAGCGTGCGAGAAGCaagaaaactctgccaaaatgGGTGGATGAAAGAAGCATTAGAGTTGCTAGTTAGTCGACTCACATCACAAAGTAGGCGGACTAAAGTCGACTTATTTTCAAGAATCAACTGCAGCTCCGGTGGCCATGGAACTGTTTTGCACTTGGGGTGCAGGGCTCAAGTACTTGCTCCACCACTACCAAATCCTGCAGAAGAGGCCTAG